In Dysgonomonadaceae bacterium zrk40, one genomic interval encodes:
- a CDS encoding transposase — protein sequence MRKQRTHFDKAFKENAVKLSLERKNISELAQELGIAPFLLYRWRKEYQQKGEASFPGHGVQSLSEDTKRIAELEKRLGEAETERDILKKALSIISKRDR from the coding sequence ATGAGAAAACAAAGAACCCATTTTGACAAGGCATTCAAAGAGAATGCGGTCAAACTCAGTTTAGAACGCAAGAATATTTCCGAGCTTGCACAGGAATTGGGTATTGCCCCCTTTCTTTTATATCGTTGGCGGAAAGAATACCAGCAGAAAGGAGAAGCCAGTTTCCCCGGACACGGTGTCCAGTCATTAAGTGAAGATACCAAAAGGATTGCTGAACTGGAAAAACGCCTTGGCGAGGCTGAAACGGAGCGGGACATATTAAAAAAAGCTTTGAGCATCATCTCCAAGAGAGATCGTTGA
- the ltrA gene encoding group II intron reverse transcriptase/maturase: MIEQVINRHNMMRALQQVRQNKGSAGVDRMPVSELYDHLTKNRESIEQSLLNGTYLPQPILGVEIPKGNGKRRLLGVPTVVDRMLQQAVGQVLANRFEMEFEDYSYGFRPNKNALQAVLKALEYINNGYQDIVDIDLKSFFDEVDHCILLQLLYRKVKCPLTLRLIRKWLRAPILINGKLVKRRKGVPQGSPLSPILSNIMLDELDKELDRRGLKSVRYADDFSIYCKSQWQARKTGNEIFLFLKSKLHLPINREKSGIRRPVNFSLLGYGFVPTYKKGEKGKYQLVVSGKGWKNLKLKLKAITRKTTPASFDERIHKLKEVQRGWLQYYRMASIQEKLKDVDGWVRNRLRCCIWKQWKKSERRRKNLIRLGVDLEHAYSHSRSRMGTWAVACSPILKTTITVERLQQRGYEPMFTYYQKIAPFLNEPLYT, translated from the coding sequence TTGATTGAGCAAGTGATTAACCGTCACAACATGATGCGTGCATTGCAACAGGTCAGGCAGAACAAAGGTTCGGCAGGAGTTGATCGAATGCCTGTAAGTGAACTATACGACCACCTGACAAAGAACAGGGAAAGTATAGAGCAATCATTGTTAAACGGCACTTACCTGCCACAACCCATTTTGGGGGTAGAGATACCCAAGGGAAATGGGAAGAGACGTCTTTTAGGTGTGCCCACCGTGGTTGACCGGATGCTTCAACAAGCCGTAGGGCAAGTTTTAGCCAACCGGTTCGAAATGGAATTTGAGGATTACAGTTATGGATTTCGCCCGAATAAGAATGCCCTGCAAGCGGTACTCAAAGCATTGGAGTATATAAACAATGGTTATCAGGATATAGTAGACATTGACCTGAAGAGCTTCTTTGACGAAGTAGACCACTGCATTTTGCTGCAATTGTTGTATCGCAAGGTAAAATGCCCGCTTACGCTGCGTCTTATCCGCAAATGGCTGCGAGCGCCGATTTTAATCAACGGGAAGTTAGTCAAACGCCGAAAAGGAGTACCACAGGGCAGTCCGCTGAGCCCGATTCTCTCCAATATCATGTTAGATGAATTGGATAAAGAATTAGACAGACGTGGATTAAAGTCTGTCCGCTATGCTGACGACTTTAGCATTTATTGCAAAAGCCAATGGCAAGCCCGCAAAACAGGCAACGAGATCTTTCTCTTTCTAAAGAGTAAACTACACCTGCCTATTAATCGGGAGAAAAGTGGAATCCGTCGCCCCGTAAACTTTTCGCTATTAGGATATGGTTTTGTGCCCACTTACAAAAAGGGGGAAAAAGGCAAATACCAGCTGGTGGTAAGCGGCAAAGGATGGAAAAACCTGAAACTAAAACTCAAAGCCATCACCCGAAAAACCACACCCGCCAGTTTCGATGAGCGTATCCACAAACTGAAAGAAGTACAGCGAGGCTGGCTTCAATACTACCGCATGGCAAGTATCCAGGAAAAACTCAAAGATGTGGATGGGTGGGTGCGTAACCGGTTACGTTGCTGTATCTGGAAACAATGGAAGAAATCCGAACGAAGACGGAAAAACCTGATACGTTTGGGCGTTGACCTTGAACACGCATACAGCCACAGCCGTAGCCGAATGGGTACATGGGCGGTCGCCTGTAGCCCTATTTTGAAAACCACCATCACGGTGGAACGTCTGCAACAACGCGGTTACGAACCTATGTTTACTTATTATCAGAAAATTGCTCCATTTCTTAACGAACCGCTGTATACGTGA
- a CDS encoding cupin domain-containing protein produces MKDMATVTEKINKLCADRKMSEEELAEGAGLTVEQVKRICRSDLIPSLASLIKIARALGVRLGTFLDDSEEVGPVVHRHSPAMEEATFTSHQTSPNAHMDFVSLAGRKAGRNMEPFLVHIQSGSGKESFSSHEGEEFLYVLEGSITVRYGREEYILQQGDSIYYDSIVDHLVTATGATEAKILGVIYTPA; encoded by the coding sequence ATGAAGGATATGGCAACCGTAACAGAAAAAATAAACAAATTGTGCGCCGACCGAAAGATGTCGGAAGAGGAGTTGGCAGAGGGTGCCGGACTGACTGTGGAACAGGTGAAGCGCATCTGCCGGAGCGATCTGATCCCTTCGCTTGCATCGCTGATCAAAATTGCAAGGGCGCTGGGGGTGCGTCTCGGTACCTTCCTGGACGACAGCGAAGAGGTGGGCCCGGTGGTGCACCGGCACTCCCCCGCAATGGAGGAGGCCACCTTCACGAGTCACCAGACCAGTCCCAACGCCCACATGGACTTCGTGTCGCTGGCAGGCCGGAAGGCGGGTCGCAACATGGAGCCTTTCCTGGTGCACATCCAGTCGGGCAGCGGTAAAGAGAGCTTTTCATCGCACGAGGGGGAAGAGTTCCTCTACGTGCTGGAGGGATCCATCACGGTTCGTTACGGGCGGGAGGAGTATATCCTGCAACAGGGCGACAGCATCTATTACGACTCCATCGTGGATCACCTGGTGACGGCCACCGGTGCCACCGAGGCAAAAATCCTGGGCGTGATTTATACTCCTGCTTAA
- a CDS encoding IS4 family transposase, which produces MNKEKYVFAQLISFLNEDKFRRIVNKYQGNRYIKHFTCWNQLLSLMFGQLSNRESLRDLIVALDAHHSKCYHLGMGRNVSRSSLARTNQNRDYHIFEEYAYYLVNEARKKRVTDIFKLGGNVYAFDSTTIDLCLSVFWWAKFRKKKGGIKVHTLYDVETQIPAFFHITEASVHDSKAMNEIPYESGSYYIFDRAYNNFKMLYRIHQIGACFVVRAKKNLQYKPVKWKRRLPKNVLSDMSIQLTGFYPKQYYPEPLRLVRYWDEEQKREFVFLTNATHISALQVADLYKNRWQVELFFKWLKQHLKIKKFWGITENAVRIQIYAAICTYCLVAIIQHDMQLDRSTYEVLQILSISLTDKTPLRDLFDKTKFQNDKERFRPDGPSLFDF; this is translated from the coding sequence ATGAATAAAGAGAAATATGTGTTTGCTCAGTTAATCTCATTCCTGAATGAAGATAAGTTTCGACGTATAGTCAACAAGTACCAAGGGAATCGCTACATAAAGCATTTCACTTGCTGGAACCAGTTGCTATCTTTGATGTTCGGCCAACTTTCCAATCGTGAAAGTCTGCGAGACTTGATTGTCGCTCTTGATGCTCACCATTCCAAATGTTATCATCTGGGAATGGGTAGGAATGTTTCAAGATCATCCTTGGCGAGAACCAATCAAAACAGGGACTATCACATCTTTGAGGAGTATGCCTACTACTTGGTAAACGAAGCAAGGAAGAAGCGTGTCACCGATATCTTCAAACTCGGTGGAAACGTTTACGCCTTTGATTCAACAACCATTGATTTATGCCTATCTGTATTCTGGTGGGCGAAGTTTCGCAAGAAGAAAGGTGGTATCAAAGTACATACATTGTATGATGTGGAAACGCAGATTCCTGCATTCTTTCATATCACCGAAGCTTCCGTGCATGATTCAAAGGCGATGAATGAAATTCCCTATGAGTCTGGCTCCTACTATATCTTTGACCGTGCTTACAACAACTTCAAGATGTTGTATCGGATTCATCAGATAGGTGCCTGCTTCGTTGTCAGAGCCAAGAAGAATCTTCAATACAAGCCTGTCAAGTGGAAGCGAAGATTGCCTAAGAATGTACTCTCAGATATGTCTATCCAATTGACGGGCTTTTATCCGAAGCAATACTATCCTGAGCCGCTTCGTTTGGTCAGATATTGGGATGAAGAACAAAAACGTGAGTTTGTTTTCTTAACCAATGCAACGCACATTTCTGCCCTTCAAGTTGCCGACCTCTACAAGAACCGCTGGCAAGTAGAACTGTTCTTCAAATGGCTGAAGCAGCACCTCAAAATCAAAAAGTTCTGGGGTATTACCGAAAATGCCGTTCGGATACAAATCTACGCAGCTATATGCACCTACTGCCTGGTGGCAATTATTCAGCACGACATGCAACTGGATAGAAGTACATACGAAGTTCTTCAAATATTGAGTATCTCGCTGACCGATAAAACGCCTCTTCGAGACCTCTTTGACAAAACTAAATTTCAAAATGACAAAGAACGATTTAGACCAGATGGGCCAAGTTTATTTGATTTTTAA
- a CDS encoding site-specific integrase — translation MNIHKLGSFIFFNIKTKKKQCYLDVNKNKLTKLAECNAIPLKDLGTKAPPQYTKKDILVINVSHRTLRLYFNYNQTITGKLKKNPLCSWNPVRRCWEVPFSEKYLAEIKRIASQHDLQFLYHEENKQKLQPRKSKKENQDYRKCPQSYIDKLKELRYSKNTIKVYTDLFGEFINYYDEVEIRKISESMIVDFLQYLVNERNVSTSYQNQSINAIKFYYEKVLRGPRKVYQIDRPRKEKILPEVLSTEEVTAILKSINNLKHKAIIMTIYSAGLRISELTNLKLKDIDSKRMQIRIEQGKGKKDRYSLLGNKTLDTLRLYVKEYQPKELLFEGANGGQYSTRSVQNILKNALKKVGISKNITVHSLRHSFATHLLESGTDLRYIQELLGHASSKTTEIYTHMTTKGFDQIKNPLDNLDI, via the coding sequence ATGAATATTCACAAATTAGGCTCATTCATATTTTTTAACATCAAGACAAAGAAAAAGCAGTGTTATTTAGATGTAAATAAGAATAAATTAACTAAACTTGCAGAATGTAATGCCATACCGTTGAAAGATTTAGGAACCAAAGCGCCACCTCAATACACAAAAAAAGACATATTGGTTATCAATGTGTCACATAGAACATTGCGTCTGTACTTCAACTATAACCAGACTATCACAGGAAAACTCAAGAAAAACCCATTATGCTCCTGGAATCCTGTCAGAAGATGTTGGGAGGTACCCTTTTCTGAGAAGTACCTTGCTGAAATAAAACGAATAGCCAGTCAACATGATCTTCAGTTCTTATATCATGAAGAAAATAAACAAAAGTTACAACCCCGCAAATCAAAGAAAGAGAACCAAGACTATCGAAAATGTCCACAGAGTTACATTGACAAACTGAAAGAACTTCGATACAGTAAAAATACGATCAAGGTATATACCGATTTATTCGGCGAGTTCATCAATTATTATGATGAGGTAGAGATTCGTAAAATTTCAGAATCGATGATTGTTGACTTTTTGCAATACCTGGTGAATGAGCGAAATGTATCCACATCCTATCAGAACCAAAGCATCAATGCTATCAAGTTTTATTATGAAAAAGTATTGAGAGGGCCACGCAAAGTTTATCAGATCGATCGACCACGAAAAGAAAAGATATTGCCTGAAGTGCTGAGCACCGAGGAAGTGACAGCTATTTTGAAGTCAATCAATAACCTAAAACACAAAGCAATCATAATGACAATTTATTCGGCCGGTTTGCGCATCAGTGAGCTAACCAATCTTAAGTTGAAAGACATAGACAGCAAAAGAATGCAGATACGTATAGAACAAGGAAAAGGTAAAAAAGACAGATATTCATTGCTAGGGAATAAAACTCTGGATACATTACGTTTATATGTCAAAGAATACCAACCAAAGGAATTGTTGTTTGAGGGGGCAAATGGAGGGCAGTATTCAACCCGAAGTGTTCAAAATATATTAAAAAATGCTCTGAAGAAAGTTGGTATCAGTAAAAATATTACTGTACATTCGTTGCGTCATTCGTTTGCCACGCATCTATTGGAGTCTGGCACCGATTTGCGATATATTCAGGAGCTACTGGGTCACGCCAGTAGTAAAACAACTGAAATTTATACCCATATGACAACAAAAGGATTTGATCAGATAAAGAACCCGTTGGATAATCTTGATATATAA
- a CDS encoding IS3 family transposase, with product MELDEKIRDAYFAARGRNGSPRLAKDLQVSGTPVSRTTVACHMRKMGLRSKLSRRFKVTTDASHNYKVAPNLLNREFNQNEPVKACVSDLTYIPCKDGFLYLTCVLDLFDRKLIGWSISDHMCSLPYL from the coding sequence ATGGAGCTGGACGAAAAGATCAGGGATGCATATTTTGCAGCCAGGGGACGCAATGGAAGCCCCCGGCTGGCAAAGGATTTGCAGGTATCCGGAACTCCTGTCTCGAGAACCACTGTAGCATGCCACATGAGGAAAATGGGCTTGCGCAGCAAACTCTCGAGACGATTCAAAGTGACGACGGATGCCTCTCACAACTATAAGGTTGCTCCAAATCTGTTGAATCGCGAATTTAATCAGAATGAGCCTGTGAAAGCGTGTGTCTCTGACCTGACGTATATTCCGTGTAAGGATGGATTTCTTTATCTGACCTGTGTGCTGGATCTTTTTGACCGCAAACTGATCGGATGGTCCATAAGCGATCATA
- the cadA gene encoding cadmium-translocating P-type ATPase: MEHSEHNHTESTHTHNHHSEHSGSGHDKHAGHNIADFWKRFVICSIVSIPVLALSHMIQQWLGFEVTFEGDKYVLALLSTFIFLYGGYPFLKGLYDEVKDKAIGMMTLIGVAITVAWAYSVAITFGLQGMDFYWEMVTLIDIMLIGHYFEMKSVMGASRSLELLVKMMPSTAHHIKDGNIHDMPVSQLKIDDMVLVKPGEKVPVDGIVIEGESYVDESMLTGESKPVKKEKDSKVIGGAVNSNGSLTIRVVSIGKDSYLNKVVKLVEDAQKIKSKTQNFADRAAKVLTFVALGGGVITFVVWLLLGFPFVFALERMVTVMVISCPHALGLAVPLVVAISTSISAQKGLLIRNRTAFENARLITTIIFDKTGTLTKGSHELQEVKVLGNGFDKNELLRLASGVEQHSEHYIAAGFLRKVKELKIKIPKAENFNYLPGKGLEGNVEGKEIKVVGPNYLKEQNISVTDTTNDFTGTVVYILIDKEVAGYFTFSDQIRESSFEAIQILKEASIKNLLLTGDNEKAAKKVCDELKMDGYIANVLPHDKLEKVKELQTKGEYVAMTGDGVNDAPALAQADVGIAVGSGTDVAAETADIILVNSDPKDIANLILFGKATYNKMIQNLWWAAGYNILAIPLAAGVLYKWGFMLSPAIGAVLMSLSTIVVAINAQLLKRRLT; the protein is encoded by the coding sequence ATGGAACACTCAGAGCATAATCATACCGAAAGCACCCACACACATAACCACCATTCCGAACACAGTGGCTCTGGACACGATAAACACGCAGGACATAATATTGCCGATTTTTGGAAGCGATTTGTAATCTGTTCGATTGTATCCATTCCTGTACTTGCCTTGTCGCACATGATACAGCAGTGGTTAGGATTTGAAGTCACTTTTGAAGGCGACAAATATGTGTTAGCCCTTCTTTCCACTTTCATATTCTTATATGGCGGTTACCCTTTTCTAAAAGGGCTGTATGACGAAGTAAAAGATAAGGCCATTGGTATGATGACACTGATTGGCGTTGCAATTACAGTTGCCTGGGCTTACAGTGTTGCTATCACTTTTGGTTTGCAGGGTATGGACTTTTATTGGGAAATGGTGACTCTGATAGACATCATGCTCATTGGCCATTACTTTGAGATGAAGTCGGTTATGGGTGCTTCTCGCTCATTGGAATTGCTCGTAAAAATGATGCCTTCCACTGCACACCATATTAAGGACGGGAACATTCACGATATGCCGGTCAGTCAATTGAAAATTGACGATATGGTACTGGTGAAGCCGGGCGAGAAAGTTCCGGTAGACGGTATAGTAATAGAAGGGGAAAGTTATGTGGACGAGAGTATGCTCACAGGTGAGAGCAAACCTGTAAAGAAAGAAAAAGACAGCAAAGTAATAGGTGGGGCAGTAAATAGTAATGGGTCTTTAACCATTAGAGTGGTAAGCATTGGAAAAGACAGTTACCTAAACAAAGTAGTGAAACTCGTTGAAGATGCACAAAAAATAAAATCCAAGACACAAAACTTTGCCGACCGTGCCGCAAAGGTTTTGACTTTCGTTGCCCTGGGCGGTGGTGTCATTACGTTTGTTGTTTGGTTGCTGTTAGGGTTTCCTTTTGTATTTGCATTGGAAAGGATGGTTACGGTAATGGTTATTTCCTGCCCGCATGCCTTAGGTTTGGCAGTGCCTTTGGTGGTTGCCATTTCAACATCCATTTCTGCACAAAAAGGTTTGCTCATTCGCAACAGAACTGCTTTTGAAAATGCTCGATTGATAACAACCATTATTTTCGACAAGACAGGAACACTTACAAAAGGTTCTCATGAATTGCAGGAAGTGAAGGTATTGGGTAATGGATTTGATAAAAACGAATTACTCCGTTTGGCATCAGGTGTTGAACAACATTCTGAACATTATATCGCTGCGGGTTTTTTGCGAAAAGTAAAGGAATTGAAAATCAAAATTCCAAAAGCAGAAAATTTCAATTACTTGCCTGGAAAAGGATTAGAAGGAAATGTGGAAGGAAAAGAAATAAAAGTAGTCGGACCAAATTACCTGAAAGAACAAAACATTAGCGTGACCGATACAACCAATGATTTTACAGGAACAGTTGTTTATATTCTGATTGACAAAGAAGTAGCAGGATATTTTACCTTCTCTGACCAAATTAGGGAAAGCTCTTTTGAAGCCATTCAAATATTAAAAGAAGCAAGCATTAAAAATTTGCTTCTTACTGGGGACAATGAAAAAGCAGCCAAGAAAGTGTGTGATGAATTGAAAATGGACGGCTACATAGCCAACGTATTACCTCACGATAAATTAGAGAAAGTAAAAGAATTACAAACCAAAGGGGAATATGTTGCCATGACAGGCGATGGAGTGAATGATGCACCTGCACTGGCACAAGCAGATGTGGGAATTGCTGTTGGTTCAGGAACAGATGTGGCAGCAGAAACAGCAGACATTATACTTGTAAACTCCGACCCAAAAGACATTGCCAACCTGATATTATTTGGTAAGGCTACGTATAATAAAATGATACAAAACCTCTGGTGGGCTGCGGGTTATAATATACTTGCAATCCCTTTAGCAGCAGGTGTATTATACAAGTGGGGATTTATGTTAAGTCCTGCAATTGGTGCTGTTTTGATGAGTTTAAGCACTATTGTAGTAGCAATAAATGCACAGCTATTAAAAAGACGACTGACATGA
- a CDS encoding PD-(D/E)XK nuclease family protein, whose product MNEIEYLDFYNQFVQNIVLDLNSFLADNNGLAIQYHDFKAKEINPGFYLFLLISDTYYKENFHSDILKSILDQHENHNEGFKFLKLFLEYLNKRGSKINIRDFENSTIFREKGKIDILIRDDTTKKAIIVENKINGFFDMPRQIPRYHKFLTDSHYDVVAVAYLLLSDEKKPNIDDWKQEEIETILKKVVSISAYKESNTDLFNGWIIPCERASQNVDALFVLRQYGKLIEYLGGNKMNKPILENTSVPLKLGRY is encoded by the coding sequence ATGAACGAAATAGAATATTTAGATTTTTATAATCAGTTTGTTCAAAATATTGTTTTGGATTTAAATAGTTTTTTAGCTGACAATAACGGTTTAGCCATTCAATACCATGATTTTAAAGCGAAAGAGATTAATCCTGGATTTTACTTATTTCTTTTAATATCTGACACTTACTACAAGGAGAATTTTCATAGTGATATTTTAAAATCGATTTTAGACCAACATGAAAATCATAATGAAGGTTTTAAATTTTTAAAACTCTTTCTTGAATATCTTAACAAAAGAGGTTCAAAGATTAATATAAGAGATTTTGAAAATTCAACAATATTCAGAGAAAAAGGAAAGATTGATATTTTAATTAGGGACGATACTACTAAAAAGGCAATAATTGTAGAGAATAAAATCAATGGATTTTTTGATATGCCTCGACAGATACCTCGCTATCATAAATTCTTAACAGATTCACATTATGATGTTGTTGCAGTAGCATACTTGCTTCTCAGCGATGAAAAGAAACCTAATATTGATGATTGGAAACAAGAAGAAATTGAAACAATTTTAAAAAAGGTAGTGAGTATTTCAGCATATAAAGAATCAAATACTGATTTGTTTAATGGTTGGATTATTCCTTGTGAGAGGGCTTCTCAAAACGTTGACGCTTTATTTGTATTAAGACAATATGGTAAACTTATAGAATATTTAGGAGGAAATAAAATGAATAAACCAATACTTGAAAACACTAGTGTCCCATTAAAATTGGGACGTTATTAA
- a CDS encoding IS4 family transposase, with protein sequence MNKEKYVFAQLISFLNEDKFRRIVNKYQGNRYIKHFTCWNQLLSLMFGQLSNRESLRDLIVALDAHHSKCYHLGMGRNVSRSSLARTNQNRDYHIFEEYAYYLVNEARKKRVTDIFKLGGNVYAFDSTTIDLCLSVFWWAKFRKKKGGIKVHTLYDVETQIPAFFHITEASVHDSKAMNEIPYESGSYYIFDRAYNNFKMLYRIHQIGACFVVRAKKNLQYKPVKWKRRLPKNVLSDMSIQLTGFYPKQYYPEPLRLVRYWDEEQKREFVFLTNATHISALQVADLYKNRWQVELFFKWLKQHLKIKKFWGITENAVRIQIYAAICTYCLVAIIQHDMQLDRSTYEVLQILSISLTDKTPLRDLFDKTKFQNDKERFGPDGPSLFDF encoded by the coding sequence ATGAATAAAGAGAAATATGTGTTTGCTCAGTTAATCTCATTCCTGAATGAAGATAAGTTTCGACGTATAGTCAACAAGTACCAAGGGAATCGCTACATAAAGCATTTCACTTGCTGGAACCAGTTGCTATCTTTGATGTTCGGCCAACTTTCCAATCGTGAAAGTCTGCGAGACTTGATTGTCGCTCTTGATGCTCACCATTCCAAATGTTATCATCTGGGAATGGGTAGGAATGTTTCAAGATCATCCTTGGCGAGAACCAATCAAAACAGGGACTATCACATCTTTGAGGAGTATGCCTACTACTTGGTAAACGAAGCAAGGAAGAAGCGTGTCACCGATATCTTCAAACTCGGTGGAAACGTTTACGCCTTTGATTCAACAACCATTGATTTATGCCTATCTGTATTCTGGTGGGCGAAGTTTCGCAAGAAGAAAGGTGGTATCAAAGTACATACATTGTATGATGTGGAAACGCAGATTCCTGCATTCTTTCATATCACCGAAGCTTCCGTGCATGATTCAAAGGCGATGAATGAAATTCCCTATGAGTCTGGCTCCTACTATATCTTTGACCGTGCTTACAACAACTTCAAGATGTTGTATCGGATTCATCAGATAGGTGCCTGCTTCGTTGTCAGAGCCAAGAAGAATCTTCAATACAAGCCTGTCAAGTGGAAGCGAAGATTGCCTAAGAATGTACTCTCAGATATGTCTATCCAATTGACGGGCTTTTATCCGAAGCAATACTATCCTGAGCCGCTTCGTTTGGTCAGATATTGGGATGAAGAACAAAAACGTGAGTTTGTTTTCTTAACCAATGCAACGCACATTTCTGCCCTTCAAGTTGCCGACCTCTACAAGAACCGCTGGCAAGTAGAACTGTTCTTCAAATGGCTGAAGCAGCACCTCAAAATCAAAAAGTTCTGGGGTATTACCGAAAATGCCGTTCGGATACAAATCTACGCAGCTATATGCACCTACTGCCTGGTGGCAATTATTCAGCACGACATGCAACTGGATAGAAGTACATACGAAGTTCTTCAAATATTGAGTATCTCGCTGACCGATAAAACGCCTCTTCGAGACCTCTTTGACAAAACTAAATTTCAAAATGACAAAGAACGATTTGGACCAGATGGGCCAAGTTTATTTGATTTTTAA